A genome region from Arthrobacter sp. V1I9 includes the following:
- a CDS encoding ABC transporter permease, giving the protein MEWFLANSGMVLERAGQHMVLALVPMVLGLAISIPLAQLARQHPLLRSVVLTASSLLYTIPSLALFIILPTVLGTRILDPLNVVVALTIYAVALLVRAALDAFDSVDKDVSQAAVAMGHKPFARFLRVDLPLSLPVLFAGLRVVSVSNISLVSVAALLGVGNLGMLFTSGLQRGFVTEIMVGIVAILVLALLMDAILVLLERLLTPWERAGQGRAPQPAGGTAAEPVAAARRLSAPKTGGGNA; this is encoded by the coding sequence ATGGAGTGGTTCCTCGCGAACAGCGGCATGGTCCTGGAACGGGCCGGCCAGCATATGGTGCTGGCACTGGTGCCCATGGTCCTGGGACTGGCGATCTCCATTCCGTTGGCGCAGCTGGCGCGGCAGCACCCGCTGCTCCGCTCGGTGGTGCTCACGGCGTCGTCGCTGCTCTACACGATTCCTTCGCTGGCACTGTTCATCATCCTGCCCACCGTCCTGGGGACCAGGATCCTTGACCCACTCAACGTGGTGGTGGCCCTGACCATCTACGCGGTGGCACTGCTGGTCCGGGCTGCCCTGGACGCCTTCGACTCGGTGGACAAAGACGTCAGCCAGGCCGCCGTCGCCATGGGGCACAAGCCGTTCGCCCGGTTCCTGCGGGTGGATCTCCCGTTGTCCCTTCCCGTACTCTTCGCCGGCCTCCGGGTGGTTTCGGTCAGCAACATCTCGCTGGTCAGTGTGGCTGCCCTGCTGGGCGTGGGAAACCTGGGCATGCTCTTTACCTCGGGGCTGCAGCGGGGCTTCGTAACAGAAATCATGGTGGGCATCGTTGCCATCCTGGTCCTCGCGCTGCTGATGGACGCCATCCTGGTCCTGCTCGAGCGGCTGCTCACTCCGTGGGAGCGGGCCGGGCAAGGACGCGCGCCACAGCCGGCCGGCGGCACTGCAGCAGAGCCCGTCGCCGCGGCCCGCCGCCTCTCCGCACCGAAAACTGGAGGTGGAAACGCATGA
- a CDS encoding MFS transporter, producing MTVFSELRMRPAPATTTGWDASVTARLVLAGAVIFTLLVGANLATPLYPLLQAELGLSSLDVTAAFTSYVLALVATLMVAGHWSDHIGRRAALILAVVAGLAGGWLFAEAQNLAGLCAGRALQGIAVALATGASAAALRELLPSRPEWASRFTLLASAGGVASGPVIGGFLSLLPGATSAPYYIHAAVLAALLVPLYLLRARPAIRPPAGPRPLHLLAPRRPSVTREARGAFWLASGVGFLSFAVFGFCLSLAPGYFAQILGVESRPVIGVLAGLTLGASALTQLVTLRGRYVVPGGLAVLGASVLLLGGAGAWNSPVLLVAASLAAGVGQGLAFRTVFNDVAARVEPARQAQTISAMYVITYLGSAVPVLGLGWAAGVFGLVASVAGFVLLCGSAALVMAAVTLRRAVRTRA from the coding sequence ATGACGGTCTTCAGCGAACTCCGCATGCGTCCGGCTCCAGCCACCACGACCGGCTGGGATGCGTCCGTGACTGCACGTTTGGTGCTGGCCGGTGCCGTCATTTTTACGCTCCTGGTGGGCGCCAACCTCGCCACGCCCCTGTACCCGCTCCTGCAGGCGGAACTCGGACTGTCGTCGCTGGACGTCACTGCGGCGTTTACCAGCTACGTGCTGGCTCTAGTGGCCACGCTGATGGTGGCAGGGCACTGGTCAGACCACATCGGGCGCAGGGCTGCCCTGATCCTGGCCGTTGTTGCCGGTTTGGCGGGCGGCTGGCTCTTTGCCGAGGCGCAGAACCTTGCCGGGCTGTGCGCGGGCCGGGCGCTGCAGGGAATTGCCGTTGCCCTTGCCACCGGCGCCAGTGCCGCCGCCCTGCGGGAACTGCTGCCCTCACGCCCGGAGTGGGCCTCGCGCTTCACGCTGCTGGCTTCTGCCGGGGGAGTGGCCTCAGGTCCGGTCATCGGCGGGTTCCTGTCCCTGCTTCCCGGGGCCACATCGGCGCCGTACTACATTCATGCTGCAGTCCTCGCAGCGCTGCTGGTCCCGCTGTACCTCCTGCGTGCCCGCCCTGCCATCCGGCCGCCGGCAGGCCCCAGGCCGCTGCACCTGCTGGCACCGCGCCGGCCTTCCGTGACGCGGGAGGCGAGGGGCGCGTTCTGGCTAGCCTCCGGCGTCGGCTTCCTCAGCTTCGCGGTCTTTGGTTTCTGCCTCTCGCTGGCTCCCGGCTACTTCGCCCAGATCCTGGGTGTGGAGAGCCGGCCGGTGATCGGTGTGCTGGCTGGCCTCACCCTTGGGGCGTCTGCGCTGACCCAGCTGGTGACCCTGCGCGGCCGTTACGTTGTCCCGGGCGGGCTGGCGGTCCTCGGCGCTTCGGTTCTCCTGCTCGGCGGTGCAGGGGCATGGAACAGTCCTGTGTTGCTGGTGGCAGCCAGTCTTGCCGCCGGCGTGGGACAGGGCCTCGCTTTCCGCACTGTGTTCAATGACGTGGCCGCCCGGGTGGAGCCCGCCCGCCAGGCGCAAACCATCAGCGCAATGTACGTCATCACCTACCTCGGCAGCGCGGTCCCGGTCCTGGGGCTCGGCTGGGCCGCGGGCGTGTTCGGCCTGGTGGCTTCCGTGGCCGGATTCGTGCTGCTCTGTGGCTCGGCCGCGCTTGTTATGGCTGCGGTCACGCTCCGCCGCGCAGTGCGCACCCGGGCTTAA
- a CDS encoding DUF1761 domain-containing protein, with protein MDWLSYVTQINWLAVLLAFIASMAIGFVWYMPAVLGNRWMAAIGKTEDDLKNMSGGAGVWVPMVVAAALTAILLAVLISKLGLDNALAGGWFALLVGLVFRAGGHVIHNGFAGRPAAVTLIDSGHDLLAMTVSGAIIGAMS; from the coding sequence ATGGATTGGCTCTCGTACGTTACACAGATCAACTGGCTCGCCGTGCTGCTTGCCTTCATCGCCTCCATGGCCATCGGCTTTGTCTGGTACATGCCGGCCGTCCTGGGGAACAGGTGGATGGCGGCCATCGGCAAGACCGAGGACGATCTCAAGAACATGAGCGGCGGAGCCGGAGTCTGGGTCCCCATGGTGGTGGCGGCGGCCCTGACGGCGATCCTGCTGGCTGTCCTGATCAGCAAGCTCGGGCTGGACAATGCCCTGGCAGGGGGCTGGTTTGCCCTCCTTGTGGGGCTGGTCTTCCGCGCCGGCGGCCACGTGATACACAACGGCTTCGCGGGCCGGCCTGCCGCTGTCACCCTGATCGATTCCGGCCACGACCTGCTGGCCATGACCGTTTCGGGCGCCATCATCGGGGCGATGTCCTGA
- a CDS encoding Lrp/AsnC family transcriptional regulator has protein sequence MNNLDPTDLKILLELIRDPRIQIGELSDALGVARNTAQSRVRRLLRAGVLRSGGREVDLDAVGFDVVAFVTIEVSHRELDGVVGALRLIPQVLEVHEISGRGDVWCRVVATDTHNLQAALRQVLRIKGVIRTETVLALHTHIPYRTEPLISGLAKAAGASQHALAKAPPTAGAGTDS, from the coding sequence TTGAACAATCTGGACCCCACCGACCTGAAGATCCTCCTGGAGCTCATCCGGGACCCGAGGATCCAGATCGGTGAGCTCAGCGATGCACTCGGGGTTGCCCGGAACACGGCGCAGTCACGGGTGCGGCGCCTGCTCCGGGCCGGGGTCCTGCGGTCCGGCGGCCGCGAGGTGGACCTCGATGCCGTGGGATTTGACGTGGTGGCATTCGTGACTATCGAGGTTTCGCACCGTGAGCTGGACGGGGTGGTGGGTGCGCTACGGCTGATCCCGCAGGTCCTTGAAGTGCATGAGATCTCCGGGCGGGGCGACGTCTGGTGCCGGGTGGTGGCTACCGATACCCACAACCTCCAGGCGGCCCTGCGGCAGGTCCTGAGGATCAAGGGCGTGATCCGCACCGAAACGGTCCTGGCGCTGCACACGCACATCCCCTACAGGACCGAGCCCCTGATCAGCGGCCTGGCCAAAGCTGCCGGGGCCAGCCAACACGCCTTGGCCAAAGCACCACCGACCGCCGGGGCTGGGACGGACAGCTAG
- a CDS encoding Lrp/AsnC family transcriptional regulator: MSTNARNVRPGVHLEPLDAIDERLLAALVEDARISNKQLAELVGIAPSTALMRTRALTERGIVQGFEAKLNLSSIGRSVQALVAVRLRAHDRDQIDRFTARVPHLPAVLSTFHTSGSVDYLLHIAVATTEDLRDWVLDNLATDPVVGHTETTLVFEHIQGNHGPLPE, translated from the coding sequence GTGAGCACGAATGCCAGGAACGTCAGGCCGGGAGTGCATCTGGAGCCCCTTGATGCCATCGACGAACGCCTTCTTGCCGCGCTGGTGGAGGATGCAAGGATCTCCAACAAGCAGCTTGCCGAACTGGTGGGCATCGCTCCCTCCACAGCGCTGATGCGGACCCGTGCCCTGACGGAGCGGGGCATCGTGCAGGGTTTCGAGGCGAAGCTCAACCTGTCATCCATCGGCAGGTCCGTGCAGGCCTTGGTCGCAGTCCGGCTGCGCGCGCACGACCGGGACCAGATCGACCGCTTTACCGCACGCGTCCCGCACCTGCCGGCAGTGCTGTCCACTTTCCATACCTCGGGCTCCGTGGATTACCTGCTGCACATCGCCGTTGCCACTACCGAGGATTTGCGGGACTGGGTGCTGGACAACCTGGCTACCGATCCGGTGGTGGGCCATACGGAAACCACGCTGGTGTTCGAACACATCCAGGGCAACCACGGGCCGCTCCCGGAGTAG
- a CDS encoding ABC transporter ATP-binding protein: MDQAMIEFQSVTKQYQGGQPAVDQLTMSISPGSITVFVGPSGCGKTTSLRMINRMVEPTSGVITVAGKDVTSVPAPELRRSMGYVMQSSGLLPHRSVLDNIATVPRLNGVARSDARKRAEELLDVVGLAPALGKRYPSQLSGGQQQRVGVARALAADPPVLLMDEPFSAVDPVVRDELQQELLRLQKDLAKTIVFVTHDIDEATTLGDKVAVFATGGKLAQYATPEEILRAPANDFVAAFVGRDRGFRHLGFTPSDGVTVHQVPTVVRGPHGSFDSHSTAAGWQLVVDANGRPLGWTGPGNGGGLIPGGSLFRPGESLRRALDAALSSPSGLGVAVDTEGRVLGVVRGGEVLALIEEARQVRQAAL, encoded by the coding sequence ATGGACCAGGCCATGATCGAGTTTCAGAGCGTCACCAAGCAGTACCAGGGCGGACAGCCGGCCGTGGACCAGCTCACCATGTCCATCAGCCCAGGCTCCATCACCGTCTTTGTCGGGCCCTCCGGCTGCGGAAAGACCACCTCGCTGCGCATGATCAACCGCATGGTCGAGCCCACTTCGGGTGTCATTACGGTGGCGGGCAAGGATGTCACCTCGGTCCCCGCCCCGGAGCTGCGGCGTTCCATGGGTTACGTCATGCAGTCTTCCGGACTCCTGCCTCACCGCTCGGTGCTGGACAACATCGCTACCGTGCCTAGGCTGAACGGTGTGGCCAGGTCCGACGCAAGGAAACGCGCCGAGGAACTGCTCGACGTCGTCGGCCTGGCCCCCGCCTTGGGGAAGCGCTACCCATCACAGCTCTCCGGCGGCCAGCAGCAGCGCGTGGGCGTGGCCCGGGCACTCGCCGCCGATCCACCTGTCCTCCTTATGGATGAACCCTTCAGCGCCGTGGATCCCGTAGTCCGCGACGAACTTCAGCAGGAACTCCTGCGGCTCCAGAAGGACCTGGCCAAAACCATCGTTTTCGTCACCCACGACATCGACGAGGCCACAACCCTGGGCGATAAGGTGGCCGTCTTTGCCACCGGCGGGAAGCTCGCGCAGTACGCCACGCCGGAGGAGATCCTGCGGGCGCCGGCCAACGACTTCGTGGCTGCCTTTGTTGGGCGGGACCGCGGGTTCCGCCACCTGGGATTCACACCGTCCGACGGCGTGACCGTGCACCAGGTTCCGACGGTGGTGCGCGGTCCCCACGGCAGTTTCGACTCCCATTCCACGGCCGCCGGCTGGCAGCTCGTGGTGGATGCCAACGGGCGTCCGTTGGGCTGGACCGGCCCCGGAAACGGCGGCGGTCTCATTCCCGGCGGATCACTCTTCCGCCCGGGTGAAAGCTTGCGCCGCGCCCTTGACGCGGCCCTGTCCTCACCGTCCGGCCTCGGCGTGGCCGTTGACACCGAGGGCCGGGTACTCGGCGTCGTCAGGGGCGGTGAAGTCCTGGCCCTCATCGAAGAGGCGCGCCAGGTCAGGCAGGCTGCGCTCTGA
- a CDS encoding GNAT family N-acetyltransferase, giving the protein MRPGPIWPVTLECGDLVLRPIRYRDKKEWTEVRARNSQWLAPWEASNPDPAGGLPDYRQMVRSLNAQAAQATALPFVITERFPASRNPAIVGQLTVSSIVWGSAMMATLGYWVDQSRAGRGIAPTAVALVTDHCFRTLGLHRMEINIRPENGPSLRVVEKLGFRDEGYRPRYLHINGEWADHRSFALTSDEVPEGLLHRWLASRPS; this is encoded by the coding sequence GTGCGCCCCGGCCCCATCTGGCCCGTGACTTTGGAGTGCGGAGACCTGGTCCTGAGGCCCATCAGGTACCGGGACAAAAAAGAGTGGACAGAAGTGCGGGCCCGCAACAGCCAATGGCTGGCGCCATGGGAAGCTTCCAACCCGGACCCGGCCGGAGGCCTCCCTGATTACCGGCAAATGGTCCGTTCCCTGAACGCGCAAGCGGCACAGGCAACGGCCCTTCCGTTTGTGATTACGGAACGTTTTCCTGCCAGCAGGAACCCTGCGATCGTGGGCCAGTTGACTGTTTCGTCGATCGTGTGGGGATCGGCCATGATGGCGACTCTCGGGTACTGGGTGGACCAGTCGCGGGCGGGGCGGGGGATAGCGCCCACCGCTGTGGCACTGGTGACCGACCACTGCTTCCGGACCCTGGGGCTGCACAGGATGGAAATCAACATCCGGCCCGAGAACGGGCCAAGCCTGCGGGTGGTGGAGAAGCTAGGTTTCCGGGATGAGGGATACCGGCCGCGCTACCTGCACATCAACGGCGAATGGGCAGACCACCGGTCCTTTGCCTTGACATCCGATGAAGTTCCAGAGGGGCTGTTGCACCGCTGGCTTGCCTCCCGGCCGTCATAA
- a CDS encoding LysR family transcriptional regulator, producing MEPDHKQLVQLLPLLPLLAELGRTEHVTETAELLGVPQSTVSRALARASVVVGTELLVRDGRGVRLTPAARSLLPYIERALTEFQAGLDVVRNESDVVRGRISVSFQHTFGESTLPLLISAFRSHHPGAVFTLSQGARDSCLAELVAGDADLALTAPVAAAGRNLLSAALYREPLRLVVHHTHPLAGSPMASVADIRSDPFVALGPGYGLRSLTDALFREAGYRPRIAFESQDSHTARGLVSAGLGVSILPPGDDAPGRNVSTETGNLGWVEVPLDSALAFRDVGLSWRQRRAEIEPAAVRLFREMVLAEGPDLLAGLVQRRSRLAGAGWPGTDVR from the coding sequence ATGGAGCCCGACCACAAACAGCTGGTGCAGCTTCTTCCACTCCTGCCGCTGCTGGCCGAACTGGGCCGGACCGAGCATGTCACCGAAACCGCCGAACTCCTCGGAGTACCCCAGTCCACGGTGAGCAGGGCACTGGCACGGGCCAGCGTCGTCGTCGGCACCGAACTCCTGGTGAGGGACGGCAGGGGAGTGCGCCTCACCCCCGCTGCCCGGTCCCTGTTGCCGTATATCGAAAGGGCACTGACCGAGTTCCAGGCCGGGCTGGACGTGGTCCGCAACGAGTCCGATGTGGTCCGCGGCAGGATCTCCGTCTCGTTCCAGCACACCTTTGGCGAGTCCACGCTCCCGCTCCTCATCAGCGCCTTCCGCAGCCATCACCCGGGCGCAGTTTTTACGCTGAGCCAGGGAGCTCGGGACTCCTGCCTGGCCGAGCTGGTGGCCGGAGATGCCGACCTTGCCCTGACTGCACCCGTTGCCGCGGCAGGCCGCAACCTGCTCTCCGCCGCGCTCTACCGGGAACCCTTGCGCCTGGTGGTCCACCACACCCACCCGCTCGCGGGCAGTCCAATGGCCTCGGTCGCTGATATCCGCTCCGACCCGTTTGTGGCGCTCGGTCCCGGTTACGGCCTGCGCTCGCTGACCGATGCCTTGTTCCGTGAGGCCGGGTACCGTCCCCGCATCGCCTTCGAAAGCCAGGATTCGCACACTGCCCGGGGCCTTGTCTCGGCCGGGCTCGGGGTGAGCATCCTGCCGCCGGGTGACGACGCTCCCGGCCGGAACGTCAGCACGGAAACGGGCAACCTCGGCTGGGTGGAAGTGCCCCTTGACTCGGCCCTGGCCTTCCGTGATGTTGGCCTGAGCTGGCGGCAGCGCAGGGCCGAGATTGAACCGGCAGCTGTCCGGTTGTTTCGGGAAATGGTCCTCGCGGAGGGGCCGGATCTCCTGGCGGGGCTGGTGCAGCGGCGGTCCCGGCTGGCTGGCGCCGGCTGGCCCGGCACGGACGTCCGGTAA
- a CDS encoding pirin family protein, whose protein sequence is MTNLEVSPQQEVCPPASPEGSSGPCLQLWPEREVPLGGVRAMNVQRTLPQRGLPTIGAWCFLDSFGPDRTAMSVLPHPHIGLQTVTWPLAGTIRHRDSVGSDVVVRPGELNIMTAGHGVSHSEFTVLPPEGGLPLQRGLQLWVALPDGQRHRQPAFEQHRDLPQVAGDGFTATLMVGELGGVASPATMYSPIVGAVVSVEGSAVLPLNEHFEHGILVLDGGLTLDGQDVPPGPLGYLGTGRRELRVEAMPGTRFLLIGGEPFQEELLMWWNFVGRTHDEVEQARDAWEAQASLQDRDMATARYGLVPGHGPDAGAEAGRIPAPPLPAVRLTPRKRAV, encoded by the coding sequence GTGACCAACTTGGAAGTTTCCCCCCAGCAGGAAGTCTGCCCGCCGGCGAGCCCGGAAGGGAGCTCCGGCCCCTGCCTGCAGCTGTGGCCCGAACGTGAAGTACCGCTGGGCGGGGTGCGCGCCATGAATGTCCAGCGGACGCTGCCCCAGCGCGGGCTTCCGACCATCGGCGCCTGGTGCTTTTTAGACAGTTTTGGCCCGGACCGGACAGCCATGTCCGTGCTTCCGCACCCGCACATCGGGCTCCAGACGGTGACCTGGCCGCTGGCCGGGACTATCCGGCACCGGGACAGCGTGGGCAGTGACGTGGTGGTGAGGCCGGGCGAGCTGAACATCATGACGGCCGGGCACGGCGTTTCCCATTCCGAGTTTACCGTGCTGCCGCCGGAGGGCGGGCTGCCACTGCAGCGCGGCCTCCAGCTGTGGGTAGCGCTTCCGGACGGGCAACGGCACCGGCAGCCGGCTTTTGAACAGCACCGCGACCTTCCTCAAGTTGCCGGCGACGGCTTCACCGCCACCCTCATGGTGGGCGAATTGGGCGGTGTTGCCTCACCGGCCACCATGTATTCACCCATTGTGGGAGCGGTCGTTTCCGTTGAGGGAAGTGCAGTGCTCCCCCTCAACGAGCACTTCGAACACGGCATCCTGGTGCTCGACGGTGGGCTGACGCTGGACGGGCAGGACGTTCCGCCGGGACCGCTGGGCTACCTCGGCACCGGCCGCCGGGAACTCCGGGTCGAGGCGATGCCTGGCACCCGTTTCCTCCTGATCGGCGGCGAGCCGTTCCAAGAGGAGCTCCTGATGTGGTGGAACTTTGTAGGACGCACCCACGATGAAGTCGAGCAGGCCCGTGATGCCTGGGAAGCACAGGCATCACTGCAGGACAGGGACATGGCAACGGCCCGCTACGGTCTGGTCCCGGGGCACGGTCCTGACGCCGGCGCCGAGGCGGGCCGCATCCCTGCTCCGCCGCTGCCCGCAGTGCGGCTCACGCCGCGGAAGCGGGCTGTGTAG
- a CDS encoding MFS transporter yields the protein MPHSLPHPGHPTSPAGWEGHAKGSTAYGRIIAGLAFAGVATFAQLYSTQAVLPILATDLQITAAEAALTISLATVGLAVTVIPWSFLADRIGRVKAMTWGISVATVLGLLVPLSTSFAMLLSLRLLEGMALGGIPAIAIAYLNEEVTKAHAAVAAGSYVAGTTLGGLAGRLVAGPAGELWGWRAAALAVSILATLAAVAFLLLVPRARGFTAVKASGLRGAARTLGGHLRNIRLLALYIQAFLMMGGFVAVYNYLGFRLSGAPFSLPTTVISLIFLAYLSGTFTSRWAAGLTMRFGRRNVLLTGLALSTAGLALTLAPSLVLILAGLVVFTGGFFAAHSIGAGWTGAIASTGRAQAASLYNLAYYLGSSLIGWAGGLLFQAYGWNALAAAVMVLACLTAVTVAVVHPAVSPAAPPREAGGAA from the coding sequence ATGCCCCACAGCCTTCCGCATCCAGGCCACCCCACCTCCCCGGCGGGCTGGGAGGGGCACGCGAAAGGCTCGACGGCGTATGGCCGGATCATCGCCGGCCTGGCCTTTGCCGGGGTGGCCACCTTTGCCCAGTTGTATTCCACCCAGGCCGTCCTTCCGATCCTTGCCACAGACCTGCAGATTACGGCCGCAGAGGCGGCGCTCACCATCTCCCTGGCCACCGTGGGGCTGGCGGTCACAGTGATCCCCTGGTCCTTCCTCGCGGACCGGATTGGCAGGGTCAAGGCCATGACGTGGGGAATCTCGGTGGCCACCGTACTGGGCCTGCTGGTTCCCCTGTCCACCAGCTTCGCCATGCTCCTCAGCCTGCGGCTCCTCGAAGGGATGGCCCTCGGCGGGATCCCGGCCATCGCGATCGCGTACCTCAACGAGGAGGTCACCAAGGCCCACGCAGCGGTGGCAGCCGGAAGCTACGTAGCAGGCACCACGCTGGGCGGCCTGGCCGGCCGGCTGGTGGCCGGGCCCGCCGGGGAGCTGTGGGGCTGGCGTGCCGCCGCCCTGGCCGTGTCCATTCTGGCCACCCTCGCCGCGGTCGCTTTCCTGCTGCTGGTGCCGCGGGCCCGGGGATTTACCGCCGTAAAGGCCTCCGGCCTTCGCGGAGCTGCGCGCACCCTGGGCGGCCACTTGCGCAACATCCGGCTGCTGGCCCTCTACATCCAGGCTTTCCTGATGATGGGCGGCTTCGTGGCTGTCTACAACTACCTGGGGTTCCGGCTCTCGGGAGCGCCCTTCAGCCTGCCAACCACGGTCATCAGCCTCATTTTCCTGGCCTACCTGTCCGGGACTTTCACCTCCCGCTGGGCTGCGGGGCTCACCATGCGCTTTGGACGCCGCAACGTGCTGCTCACCGGTCTTGCCCTGTCGACGGCGGGCCTCGCCCTTACCCTGGCGCCCTCGCTGGTGCTGATCCTCGCAGGGCTCGTGGTTTTCACCGGCGGCTTCTTTGCGGCGCACAGCATCGGCGCGGGCTGGACCGGTGCCATCGCCAGCACCGGACGGGCGCAGGCGGCCTCGCTGTACAACCTTGCCTACTATCTGGGGTCAAGTTTGATCGGCTGGGCCGGGGGCCTGCTTTTCCAGGCTTATGGCTGGAATGCCCTGGCCGCCGCCGTCATGGTCCTCGCCTGCCTCACCGCGGTGACTGTCGCCGTCGTCCATCCTGCTGTTTCTCCTGCCGCCCCTCCCAGGGAAGCCGGCGGCGCGGCCTGA
- the corA gene encoding magnesium/cobalt transporter CorA: MTIIDNAVYVDGVRHTEPENLEQTFETLAHHGGMAWIGLYRPTAEEMAAVATEFGLHALAVEDAISAHQRPKLERYEDNLFTVLRPARYLDATETVEFGELHIFTGKNFVVTVRHAETAGVARVRQRLESRPDLLRHGPEAVLYALLDRVVDDYGPVVAGLENDIDEIEDQLFSGDTTVSRRIYELAREVIQFQRAIHPLPDMLHQLERGFEKYDVESNLRHNLRDVEDHVERVISRADSFRDLLQNALTLDGTLTANRQNEASAEQNEQVKKISSWAAIFFAPSFVAGVYGMNFDQMPELHWDLGYPMAIGLMAATAGLMYAIFKKKGWL, translated from the coding sequence ATGACCATCATTGATAACGCCGTTTACGTTGACGGCGTGCGCCACACCGAGCCCGAAAACCTGGAACAGACGTTCGAGACCCTGGCGCACCACGGCGGGATGGCCTGGATCGGCCTCTACCGCCCCACTGCCGAGGAAATGGCGGCGGTGGCCACGGAGTTCGGACTGCACGCCCTGGCCGTGGAAGACGCCATCTCCGCGCACCAGCGTCCCAAGCTTGAGCGCTACGAAGACAACCTGTTCACCGTCCTTCGGCCTGCCCGGTACCTGGACGCCACGGAGACCGTGGAGTTCGGCGAACTCCATATCTTCACCGGCAAAAACTTCGTGGTTACTGTGCGGCATGCCGAGACGGCCGGCGTGGCACGGGTGCGGCAGCGGCTCGAAAGCAGGCCGGACCTTTTGCGGCACGGGCCCGAGGCCGTCCTTTACGCCCTGCTGGACCGGGTGGTGGATGACTACGGGCCGGTGGTGGCCGGGCTTGAAAACGACATCGATGAGATCGAAGACCAGCTCTTCAGCGGCGATACCACCGTGTCCCGCCGCATCTACGAACTCGCCCGCGAGGTGATCCAGTTCCAGCGGGCCATCCACCCCCTGCCGGACATGCTGCACCAGCTCGAGCGTGGTTTTGAAAAGTACGATGTCGAAAGCAACCTCCGTCACAACCTTCGTGATGTGGAAGACCACGTGGAGCGGGTGATCTCCAGGGCGGACTCCTTCCGCGACCTGCTGCAGAACGCACTGACACTGGACGGTACCCTCACCGCCAACCGGCAGAACGAGGCCAGCGCCGAACAGAACGAACAGGTGAAAAAGATTTCCTCCTGGGCTGCGATTTTCTTCGCGCCATCCTTCGTGGCCGGCGTCTACGGCATGAACTTCGACCAGATGCCGGAGCTCCACTGGGACCTGGGCTACCCGATGGCTATCGGCCTGATGGCCGCGACAGCTGGCCTTATGTACGCCATCTTCAAGAAGAAGGGCTGGCTGTAG